DNA sequence from the Dethiosulfovibrio salsuginis genome:
TATACCGCTGGGACGAATTATACAGAGAGCTCTGTACTTCCGAGGAGGGGAAAGCCCCCTTAATCCAGATAGACCCGCCGGACCACTGGCTAGCTCTTAACGGCCTTACCTCGGAGCTCATATCCCGCTGGAGGGACCGACTTCCTCCTGGGGTGGCCCAGAGCGGCTTTATATCGTCCTTAGGGGCTATGGTGAGGGAGCTAATCAGGGAGGAGGTTCCGGTGGAGGCTCTGCTCGAAGGCCTGTTTCCCGACTGTAAGGAGAGGCCGGAGGATCCCTCCTGGATTCTCACCTCCCTGTACGGAGAGTATGTCGACCTCCTTAGGGACAAAGGCCTCATGGACAGTGCGGCGATATCCACCGAGATAGGCCGTCTCGTCGCTGAGGGTGGCAAGTTTATGGCGAATCTGAAAAATAGGCCTCTGGTCCTGGTGGGATTTTACAGCTTCAACCATTCCCAGCTTGGAATGGTCCGAGCTATGGTCAAATCCGGTCTGGATTTAAAGGTGTTCTCCCCTGTGGCAGGTCTGTCCCATGAATACGGTTCTATTGCTCAGCTTGAGGGGGCCTCGGTTAAAGAGCTTAAGTCGGTCTCTCCTAAGATGTTCTCCATCCTAGGAGGCAACGGCAGGCACGAGCTGGAGACCGTGGCCAGAGAGCTTGTCCTCTGGGAGAAAGGTCTAGGGGCCATCCCCGGCGATTTTCCAAACTGGGACCGTATCGCCATGGCGACCCAGCCTCGGTCGGTCTCTCTGGCTGTAGAGGTTCTGGAGCGATACGGCATTCCCTTCAACCTGGCGAAAGGCCGGACCGTCGCTGACACGGTGCTTTGGGACACCGTCAGAAAGGCCTGGGACTGCCACAGAGACCGATGGCAGCCTGGACCTACCGCCGAGCTTCTCTGTCTTCCCTGGATGGTCCCTGAAGGGGACGAAAGGGCTCTGGCGAGAGCGTCCGCTCGAGGTATCAAGGAGTGGAAGAGACTGGTGTCGGGAAATGAGAGGCTGACCTCCGCCCTCCAATCGGTGGCCCGCTTCTGTAAGGTCCTGTCCTCCGGCGGGGACTGTAAAACCCTCCTCCAGGCCCTTAAGGACCTAGCCTGCTCGATGGACTGGGGAAAGTCTCTGTCCGCCCAGGTCGAGGACGTTCCCGATCTCGATCGGTCGGTTCTCGACCTAGGGTCCGCGGTGAGGGAGCTTGAGAGAAAACTCTCCAAAATAGAGGAGCTTCAGACCGACCTCGGCGAGGCGGCCCAAAAACCTTTAAAAGGCGGCGATGCCATGGCCTTTCTATCCGTCTGGGCGGAGAGCTCCACCGTATGGCCTGGGCCGACCAGACGAGGCTCTATGACCCTCTATCCCGGTTCCCCTCCTGTGATGGCCCACTACGATACGTGGATAATGACCGAGGCCACGGGAAAAAACTGGCCTGGAACCTTGGTGGAATCCCCACTACTCAGGGAATCTCAGAGGGAAGATCTTCACTCTATGGATCTTCGAGGCTTCAGGCTGGATCGGACCCACCTTCCCCTTCTGTCGGAGAAAAGGGCTCAGAAGGAGGTACTCTTTCGCCGGCTCATGGCCTGTGGCGATCGACTTGTGATCCTATCCAGACCGTCGGTGGACGGCTCAGGGAGGCCCCTTATGGAGACCTCATTCATAAAAAACGCCCTCGACGACCGGTGGGTGACCGACCTAGGCTCTCTGGACCGGTCCGACGGCAGAGTCCTTCCCCAGTGGACCGAAAAGGCACTGAGCCCCTCGGAGGTCCATCAGCCTCTGGCGGGAAGCTACTCCTTCCGTCCCGACCGGGAGTTTCCCAAAGATAGCTGTCCTCTGCCGAATAAGACGATACCTCTCAGCTCGGTGGACAGGTTCGCCACCTGCCCCTTTATGTTTCGCTGTCACTCCGAGGGCCTTTTCCCCCCGGACCTAGGGGGATTCAACGCCGCCCTTGCTGGTACCGCCATGCACGAGATAATGAACCGATCGTGGAAGGCCTATCTTCAGGACGAATCGGTTCCCTTTACCGCCATAGTCGACGGTCTGTGGGAGCCTGTGCTGGAGGAGGTCTATCGATCTATGGTGGTGGACAGGGATCTGAGCAGGAGAAAGGAGCTTTTCTACTCCGACCTCATCTCCGGCGCTACGCTCATCCAGGCTATGGAGCAAAACGGCCTAAGGGATAGAAGGATCGAGAGTATGTCGGAGATGGATCTGCCTCCTCTGGCCATGGATAACGTGACCTTCACAGGAAAGGCGGACCGAGTGGACCTTCTGGTCGACGGGAGGGTTATCCTATGGGACTATAAGTCGGGAAACTCGGCATTCTATTCCCGTTCCCTCCAGCTGGCAGCCTACGGCGTGCTACTTGCGGAGAGGGAGCCTGAGCCACTGGAGATAGGGGGCTACGGTTTTATAGGCTTTCGGTCCAGCTCTGTGACAGGCCAGGCGGACGATGACCTTCGGTCGCTGATGAGCCTACCGGCTAGCAGTCGATCCTCCCTGAAGGATAAGCTGGATCTGGCCCGATCCCTTCTGGCTGACCTGGACAGGGCGGTAGGGGAGGACGACTTCTCGCCGAACTACGAAAGCCCGGGCTGTTCCCGGTGTGGCTATGTATCC
Encoded proteins:
- a CDS encoding PD-(D/E)XK nuclease family protein — translated: MPIEILSYRSLRSLDKGLLKMYSDKTDSIFVVPASEDREWLKDILLAQGSFGSEAFRIYRWDELYRELCTSEEGKAPLIQIDPPDHWLALNGLTSELISRWRDRLPPGVAQSGFISSLGAMVRELIREEVPVEALLEGLFPDCKERPEDPSWILTSLYGEYVDLLRDKGLMDSAAISTEIGRLVAEGGKFMANLKNRPLVLVGFYSFNHSQLGMVRAMVKSGLDLKVFSPVAGLSHEYGSIAQLEGASVKELKSVSPKMFSILGGNGRHELETVARELVLWEKGLGAIPGDFPNWDRIAMATQPRSVSLAVEVLERYGIPFNLAKGRTVADTVLWDTVRKAWDCHRDRWQPGPTAELLCLPWMVPEGDERALARASARGIKEWKRLVSGNERLTSALQSVARFCKVLSSGGDCKTLLQALKDLACSMDWGKSLSAQVEDVPDLDRSVLDLGSAVRELERKLSKIEELQTDLGEAAQKPLKGGDAMAFLSVWAESSTVWPGPTRRGSMTLYPGSPPVMAHYDTWIMTEATGKNWPGTLVESPLLRESQREDLHSMDLRGFRLDRTHLPLLSEKRAQKEVLFRRLMACGDRLVILSRPSVDGSGRPLMETSFIKNALDDRWVTDLGSLDRSDGRVLPQWTEKALSPSEVHQPLAGSYSFRPDREFPKDSCPLPNKTIPLSSVDRFATCPFMFRCHSEGLFPPDLGGFNAALAGTAMHEIMNRSWKAYLQDESVPFTAIVDGLWEPVLEEVYRSMVVDRDLSRRKELFYSDLISGATLIQAMEQNGLRDRRIESMSEMDLPPLAMDNVTFTGKADRVDLLVDGRVILWDYKSGNSAFYSRSLQLAAYGVLLAEREPEPLEIGGYGFIGFRSSSVTGQADDDLRSLMSLPASSRSSLKDKLDLARSLLADLDRAVGEDDFSPNYESPGCSRCGYVSLCRRGELRRKDDDDDDSDR